Proteins co-encoded in one Spirosoma endbachense genomic window:
- a CDS encoding ABC transporter permease — translation MNFIENIREGLRSIASNRLRTILTSLIIAIGITSLVGILTAIDGIQNSVASSFAGLGANTFSIVARQDAFRRGGRVQKQDEPIDYHDAVQFKQRFPYGATIALSTVAAGAAQAKFGSKKTNPNVQVIGGDGAYIPVKGFTLQSGRNFTENDLTYALNVAILGSEVANTLFEKKLEPVNQVIRVAGNQYKVVGVLAKKGGLTGGDEDRIVLIPLDNARAMAGTQRQTFNITASVPTVADQDEAVGEARGVMRQIRRDPLGQQDSFEVERADDLAKETENITGYLRMGGFGIGFITLLGASIALLNIMLVSVTERTREIGIRKSLGATPKRIREQFLIEAIVICILGGLGGIVLGLGIGNLIAMLISGGEGSFVVPWAWMGLGILVCVTVGLFAGIYPAVRASKLDPIEALRYE, via the coding sequence ATGAATTTTATCGAAAATATTCGCGAAGGACTGCGCTCGATTGCAAGCAATCGGCTTCGTACCATACTGACCTCGCTCATTATCGCTATCGGTATTACATCGCTGGTTGGTATTCTGACGGCTATTGATGGAATACAGAATTCTGTAGCGAGTAGTTTTGCGGGCCTGGGCGCCAACACCTTTAGTATTGTTGCTCGTCAGGATGCATTTCGGCGGGGTGGGAGAGTCCAGAAACAGGATGAACCAATTGATTATCATGATGCTGTTCAATTTAAACAACGATTCCCATACGGCGCTACCATTGCCCTCTCAACGGTAGCTGCCGGTGCCGCACAGGCTAAGTTTGGCTCGAAAAAAACAAATCCGAATGTACAGGTAATAGGAGGAGATGGCGCTTATATTCCGGTGAAAGGATTCACGCTTCAGAGTGGTCGGAATTTTACGGAAAACGACCTTACTTATGCCCTTAATGTGGCCATTTTAGGAAGCGAGGTGGCCAATACGTTATTTGAGAAAAAACTAGAGCCGGTCAATCAGGTCATTCGGGTAGCTGGTAATCAGTATAAAGTTGTAGGTGTGCTGGCCAAAAAAGGCGGTCTTACGGGTGGAGACGAAGACCGCATTGTGCTTATTCCGTTAGACAATGCTCGTGCGATGGCCGGAACCCAACGACAAACGTTTAACATTACGGCCTCTGTGCCTACGGTTGCGGATCAGGACGAAGCCGTGGGTGAGGCCCGTGGCGTGATGCGGCAGATTCGGCGGGACCCATTGGGGCAACAGGATTCGTTTGAAGTTGAGCGCGCCGATGATCTAGCCAAGGAGACCGAAAATATCACCGGGTATCTTCGCATGGGAGGATTCGGGATTGGGTTCATAACCTTACTCGGAGCTTCTATTGCCTTGCTCAATATTATGCTCGTATCCGTTACAGAACGTACCCGTGAAATTGGTATCCGAAAATCACTCGGCGCTACTCCGAAACGCATTCGTGAGCAATTCCTGATTGAAGCCATTGTTATCTGTATTCTTGGCGGACTGGGTGGTATTGTTTTGGGACTTGGCATTGGCAATCTGATTGCTATGCTCATTAGCGGGGGCGAAGGTAGTTTCGTGGTGCCGTGGGCATGGATGGGCCTTGGCATATTAGTCTGTGTAACGGTAGGCCTGTTTGCCGGTATTTATCCGGCCGTACGAGCGTCAAAACTCGATCCTATTGAAGCGCTTCGGTATGAATAA
- a CDS encoding asparagine synthetase B produces MKRLLLPLILILILTGHVWASKILIPMDDSQKNHLKAYGIAYWVLKTHDTEIDWLLNYRGGSFLMPQSQAFINEMVIRGVSYEVISDAQSAQILSEIAAADANMDAVKLQKPPKVAVYSPKTKQPWDDAVTMVMTYAEIPYDIVFDEEVMNGKLPEYDWLHLHHEDFTGQYGKFFHFKDQPWYIAQKQEAESISRKFGFTKVPQLKRAVTQKIRDFVLGGGYLFAMCNATDTYDIALASQNTDIVDAFYDGDPADPNANSKLDYSQTFAFRNFQVYTNPYLIEFSNIDNQPEERGLSEHNDYFTLFQFSAKYDPIPTMLTQNHLNVIKGFMGQTTAFKKNLIKPEVVIMAENRSAGEARYIHSPYGRGFFTFYGGHDPEDYRHEIGEEPTDLNLHPNSAGYRLILNNILFPAAKKKKQKT; encoded by the coding sequence ATGAAACGGCTGCTGTTACCGCTTATCCTAATTTTGATACTGACGGGTCATGTATGGGCCTCCAAGATCCTGATTCCAATGGATGACTCCCAGAAGAATCACCTTAAAGCGTATGGCATTGCCTATTGGGTGCTAAAAACGCACGATACCGAAATTGACTGGCTGCTCAACTACCGTGGTGGTTCGTTCCTGATGCCCCAAAGCCAGGCCTTTATCAACGAAATGGTGATTCGGGGCGTTAGCTATGAAGTTATTTCCGATGCTCAATCTGCCCAGATTCTGTCAGAAATTGCAGCGGCCGATGCCAATATGGACGCGGTAAAGCTGCAAAAACCACCCAAAGTAGCAGTCTATTCCCCAAAAACGAAACAACCCTGGGATGATGCCGTAACGATGGTTATGACCTACGCCGAAATTCCCTATGACATTGTTTTTGACGAGGAGGTAATGAATGGCAAATTACCTGAATATGACTGGCTGCACCTGCACCACGAAGATTTTACGGGGCAATACGGCAAATTTTTCCACTTCAAGGATCAACCGTGGTACATTGCTCAAAAGCAGGAAGCCGAAAGCATCTCACGTAAGTTTGGTTTTACAAAGGTACCTCAACTAAAGCGGGCCGTTACCCAGAAAATTCGCGATTTTGTGCTTGGTGGAGGCTACCTTTTCGCCATGTGTAACGCTACCGATACGTATGATATCGCGCTGGCGTCTCAAAATACAGACATTGTCGATGCGTTCTACGACGGCGATCCAGCAGACCCCAATGCAAACAGTAAACTGGATTATAGTCAGACATTTGCCTTCCGGAACTTTCAGGTATATACCAATCCATACCTGATCGAATTCTCGAATATTGACAACCAGCCCGAAGAACGGGGTCTGAGTGAACACAATGATTATTTCACGTTGTTTCAGTTCTCAGCGAAGTACGACCCTATTCCGACGATGCTTACCCAGAACCATCTGAACGTCATTAAAGGGTTTATGGGGCAAACAACGGCATTCAAGAAAAATTTGATTAAGCCTGAAGTAGTCATCATGGCCGAAAATCGTTCTGCGGGTGAGGCTCGATATATCCATAGCCCCTACGGTCGCGGGTTCTTTACCTTCTACGGCGGTCACGACCCGGAAGACTATCGGCACGAAATTGGGGAAGAACCAACCGATCTCAATTTACATCCCAACTCGGCGGGTTATCGTCTTATTTTGAATAATATTCTGTTCCCGGCAGCGAAGAAGAAGAAGCAAAAAACCTAG
- a CDS encoding DNA/RNA non-specific endonuclease, with product MFFKPRFNTKNYSRQGFRLRGNTLGLLFVFFLIGLFLHYGGKTKPVVAFWNDVREIVGLGRSHSEKEGSNPYKAPEPNPDVATDDQSPSSTESEASDNKSSSSSETNRASKTVRFDFEKQVDFLLPVSKSSDAELIRHEGYSLSYRDEYKDPEWVAYPLLDYETTGDADRKNEQFRPDPEVRNGTALPSDYTRSGYDRGHLAPAADFKFSQRMMRETFFMSNITPQAPEFNRGIWSDLENLIRTWARRDNGLYVVTGPVLKPGLPTIGKANEVSVPQKFYKVILYCNKPDIRMIGFLLDNESSNSSLKQFVVPVDQIEQLTGLDFFPKIPDDLERKLESKGRSEMVEEWFSN from the coding sequence ATGTTTTTCAAGCCTCGATTTAATACTAAAAACTATTCACGACAGGGATTTCGACTACGGGGCAATACCCTTGGGCTGCTATTCGTGTTTTTTCTGATCGGTTTGTTTCTTCACTATGGTGGTAAAACAAAACCTGTTGTCGCCTTCTGGAACGATGTCCGCGAAATTGTTGGCCTGGGACGCTCGCATTCAGAAAAAGAAGGGTCCAATCCTTATAAAGCTCCCGAACCTAACCCTGACGTTGCCACTGATGACCAATCGCCTTCATCGACAGAAAGTGAAGCGAGTGATAACAAAAGTAGTAGCTCGTCCGAAACGAATCGGGCTTCTAAAACCGTACGTTTCGATTTCGAGAAGCAGGTCGATTTTTTACTGCCTGTTTCTAAATCATCGGATGCTGAACTTATTCGTCATGAAGGCTACTCACTAAGTTATCGCGACGAATACAAAGATCCGGAATGGGTGGCCTATCCGTTACTTGACTATGAAACAACCGGTGATGCCGATCGGAAAAATGAGCAGTTCAGACCTGATCCTGAAGTCAGGAACGGAACCGCTCTGCCATCCGACTATACGCGTTCCGGTTATGATCGGGGGCATTTGGCGCCAGCTGCTGATTTTAAGTTTTCACAGCGAATGATGCGCGAAACATTCTTTATGAGCAACATCACACCTCAGGCCCCCGAGTTTAACCGGGGTATCTGGAGTGATCTTGAAAATCTGATACGAACATGGGCCCGGCGCGACAATGGGCTTTATGTAGTGACCGGTCCAGTGCTCAAACCCGGTTTGCCGACCATTGGAAAAGCGAATGAGGTAAGCGTTCCCCAGAAATTTTACAAGGTTATTTTATATTGCAACAAGCCAGACATTCGCATGATTGGTTTTTTGCTCGATAATGAGTCCTCCAATAGTTCGTTAAAGCAGTTTGTGGTTCCAGTAGACCAGATAGAGCAGTTGACGGGACTAGATTTTTTTCCTAAAATCCCGGATGATCTGGAGCGAAAGCTGGAAAGCAAAGGTCGTTCTGAAATGGTGGAAGAATGGTTTAGCAATTAA
- a CDS encoding BaiN/RdsA family NAD(P)/FAD-dependent oxidoreductase yields MMSLAITVIGGGAAGFFGAITALETFPGATVTILEKTRTVLNKVRISGGGRCNVTHACFDNRQLVKHYPRGEKALRPLLNQFDAADTVRWFERNGVRLKTEADGRMFPETNTSETIIDCLLHVAQNLGIQIHTSCGVNSLQIHKSGWQIQLLTGETLYADRVLVATGGYPQRPAYDWFPQQTEDLITPVPSLFTFNVPASYLLPLAGVAVPDAGVYVIGTKQQQRGPLLLTHWGFSGPAVLRLSAWAARDLAAVDYRFTLRINWVPTLSENDLRTALQNFRQQNGRKQVSSQNPFGLPSRLWLALAAESGIQESQRWADLPAKLFNRLTERLTNSQFQVVGKSTFKEEFVTCGGVPLGSLNPQTLESKAQPGLFFAGEVLDVDGITGGFNFQNAWTTGYVVGKHIGL; encoded by the coding sequence ATTATGTCGTTAGCCATTACCGTTATTGGCGGAGGTGCAGCCGGTTTCTTTGGGGCCATTACCGCCCTCGAAACGTTTCCGGGTGCCACCGTCACCATTCTGGAAAAGACCCGCACTGTCCTGAATAAAGTCCGCATTTCGGGTGGCGGACGCTGTAATGTTACGCATGCCTGCTTTGACAATCGTCAATTAGTGAAACACTATCCTCGTGGAGAAAAGGCCTTGCGTCCACTGCTCAATCAATTCGATGCCGCCGATACCGTACGCTGGTTTGAACGGAATGGAGTACGCCTAAAAACCGAGGCTGATGGACGAATGTTTCCTGAAACAAACACTTCCGAAACAATCATCGATTGCCTGCTCCATGTGGCGCAAAACCTGGGCATACAGATTCACACAAGTTGTGGGGTAAACTCTTTACAGATACACAAATCAGGCTGGCAAATCCAGTTGCTCACCGGCGAAACCCTCTACGCAGACCGTGTACTTGTAGCTACCGGCGGCTATCCGCAACGACCCGCTTATGACTGGTTCCCACAACAAACCGAAGACTTAATAACACCTGTACCTTCGCTGTTTACATTCAATGTACCAGCCAGTTACCTCTTGCCACTGGCGGGCGTAGCCGTGCCCGATGCGGGGGTTTATGTGATTGGCACGAAGCAGCAGCAACGCGGTCCTCTATTATTAACTCACTGGGGGTTCAGTGGCCCGGCTGTACTTCGGCTATCGGCCTGGGCAGCCCGCGATCTGGCAGCAGTCGACTACCGGTTCACCCTACGGATAAACTGGGTTCCTACACTCTCTGAAAACGATTTACGGACGGCCTTGCAGAATTTCAGACAGCAGAATGGTCGAAAACAAGTTAGCTCACAAAATCCGTTTGGATTACCATCACGGCTTTGGCTGGCTCTAGCCGCCGAGTCAGGTATTCAGGAAAGTCAGCGATGGGCCGACCTCCCCGCCAAATTATTTAATCGCCTGACCGAACGGCTAACCAATAGCCAGTTCCAGGTAGTTGGTAAAAGTACCTTTAAAGAGGAGTTCGTCACGTGCGGGGGCGTTCCGCTCGGAAGTCTGAATCCGCAAACGCTTGAAAGCAAGGCACAACCAGGTCTGTTTTTCGCGGGCGAGGTCCTCGATGTAGATGGCATCACAGGTGGGTTCAATTTTCAGAATGCCTGGACAACTGGCTATGTCGTCGGAAAACATATTGGCTTATAG
- a CDS encoding acetamidase/formamidase family protein yields MLLKPDHVVRSLPENMVYGYFGADVPSVYKVKDGDVVEIQTVNPSGVSRTNPEEFYAKNQLPVDAHAQEVIAIMKNVKPEPSGIRGHMLTGPVYIEGAQPGDSLEIRILDLTFPAGFGVNSVWPGGGGIPDEVKTRETFVYRYDAKRKVALLKEGVEIPLRPFMGVMALSPPAETGRVSSIPPGFFGGNLDIKHLTKGTTLHLPVSVPGGLFTTGDGHGAQGNGEVSGVAIETAITLTVKFIVHKGKTLKLPRAETPTHFIAVGLDKDLNKAMKNALSEACAFIRDELGFTFNEALSIASTAVDFEVSQVVDQTLGVHAMIPKSIFTNKKFAYWQ; encoded by the coding sequence ATGTTACTCAAGCCTGATCACGTTGTTCGATCGTTGCCGGAAAATATGGTTTACGGCTATTTTGGGGCTGATGTACCGTCTGTCTATAAAGTAAAAGATGGTGATGTGGTTGAAATTCAGACCGTAAATCCGTCGGGTGTTAGCCGGACCAATCCGGAAGAATTTTACGCCAAGAATCAGTTGCCTGTCGATGCACACGCGCAGGAAGTCATTGCGATCATGAAAAATGTGAAACCCGAACCATCAGGCATTCGGGGTCATATGCTGACTGGTCCGGTATACATCGAAGGGGCTCAGCCCGGCGACAGCCTTGAAATTCGCATTCTTGACCTGACCTTTCCGGCTGGTTTTGGCGTAAACAGTGTCTGGCCAGGCGGAGGTGGTATACCGGATGAGGTTAAAACCCGTGAGACGTTCGTATACCGCTATGATGCCAAACGAAAAGTCGCGTTATTAAAAGAGGGCGTCGAGATTCCACTGAGGCCATTTATGGGTGTTATGGCCTTGTCGCCACCGGCGGAAACGGGCCGCGTTAGCTCAATCCCACCCGGATTTTTTGGTGGAAATCTAGACATCAAGCACCTGACAAAAGGAACGACATTACACCTGCCGGTGTCGGTTCCGGGTGGTTTGTTTACCACGGGTGATGGCCACGGAGCGCAGGGAAATGGCGAAGTGAGTGGCGTTGCGATTGAGACGGCAATCACGCTAACGGTTAAATTTATCGTTCACAAAGGAAAAACGCTGAAACTGCCCCGCGCCGAAACGCCAACGCATTTCATTGCCGTTGGGTTGGATAAAGATTTGAATAAAGCCATGAAAAATGCGCTTTCAGAAGCCTGTGCATTCATTCGGGACGAACTGGGCTTTACGTTCAACGAAGCGTTATCGATTGCCAGCACCGCTGTTGATTTCGAAGTAAGTCAGGTAGTCGATCAAACGCTGGGTGTCCATGCCATGATTCCCAAATCGATTTTTACGAATAAGAAATTCGCCTATTGGCAGTAG
- a CDS encoding MFS transporter, protein MELHLPVTSPSSAVDSSAPTKWIILGTVMFGTFMSTLDSSIVNIALPTIRRELAAGDSVEWVVLCYLLTTTSTLLIMGKLSDWVGRRQLYITGFSVFVVGSLFCGLAWSLWSLVAFRVLQGLGASMIYAIGPAIISDAFAPRERGQALGLMGSVVAAGSSAGPVIGGLLLGKFGWSSIFFVNVPIGLLAIWRAWTILPKSPKVTGQRFDLVGAGLFLVGVTTLLTGLDFGPEPHYGWNDPLVIALLSIGVVLILFFLLWEMRVSEPMLRLGLFRIKPFTAAILAAFCGFVASGANLFVIPFFLQQLLELNPERAGLVLLAGPLTLSIIAPLGGYLSSRVSTRWLSSTGLLITACGYFAFSFLDTSWDWTDVVWRSSLVSLGFGLFQSPNSSSALNAAPLTQRGIASSMIAFMRNLGFVVGIALAAAVWYSLRNRYGVAHSVSPESAVAQLLGMHYVYLTMTGLVLMGALISFTRGTTPLPSPSIDSGNTVPGATA, encoded by the coding sequence ATGGAACTTCATTTGCCTGTGACCTCTCCCTCTTCTGCCGTCGACTCATCGGCTCCAACCAAATGGATCATTCTGGGCACAGTCATGTTCGGAACGTTCATGTCGACGCTCGATAGTAGCATTGTCAATATTGCCCTACCAACAATTCGCCGTGAATTAGCCGCTGGCGACAGCGTTGAATGGGTCGTGCTTTGTTACCTGCTAACCACAACCAGTACGTTGCTTATCATGGGCAAATTGTCGGACTGGGTTGGTCGCCGACAGCTATACATTACGGGGTTTAGTGTTTTTGTAGTAGGATCATTGTTCTGTGGACTTGCCTGGAGCCTCTGGTCGCTAGTTGCTTTTCGGGTGTTACAGGGGTTAGGTGCCTCCATGATTTACGCCATCGGACCAGCCATTATCAGTGATGCTTTCGCCCCGCGCGAGCGTGGTCAGGCTCTGGGCTTAATGGGCTCGGTTGTGGCAGCGGGTTCCAGTGCAGGGCCCGTAATTGGGGGCCTGTTACTCGGCAAATTTGGCTGGTCGAGTATTTTTTTCGTGAATGTTCCGATTGGTTTACTGGCAATCTGGCGCGCCTGGACAATACTCCCCAAAAGCCCAAAAGTTACCGGACAACGCTTTGATCTGGTTGGCGCTGGTCTTTTTCTAGTGGGCGTTACGACACTACTGACCGGGCTGGATTTTGGCCCTGAGCCACATTATGGCTGGAATGACCCTCTTGTCATCGCACTACTGTCAATCGGGGTAGTTCTGATCCTGTTTTTTCTGCTCTGGGAAATGCGGGTTAGCGAACCCATGTTACGGCTCGGCCTATTCCGAATTAAACCCTTTACGGCCGCCATTTTGGCCGCCTTTTGTGGATTTGTTGCGTCTGGAGCCAATCTGTTTGTTATACCCTTCTTTTTGCAGCAATTGCTGGAACTAAATCCCGAACGGGCAGGGCTAGTGCTGCTGGCCGGACCTTTAACACTCAGCATTATTGCCCCGCTGGGTGGCTATTTATCGAGTAGAGTCAGCACCCGCTGGTTATCGAGTACGGGCTTACTGATTACGGCCTGTGGCTATTTCGCCTTTTCGTTTCTGGATACTAGCTGGGACTGGACAGACGTGGTTTGGCGAAGTTCACTGGTCAGTTTAGGTTTTGGCCTGTTTCAATCGCCAAACAGCAGTAGCGCCCTCAATGCCGCACCGCTGACACAGCGGGGAATTGCCAGCAGTATGATTGCCTTTATGCGCAATCTAGGGTTTGTAGTCGGTATTGCTCTGGCTGCCGCTGTTTGGTATAGCCTCCGGAATCGATATGGCGTAGCCCATTCTGTTTCACCGGAAAGCGCCGTTGCTCAACTTCTGGGCATGCATTATGTCTACCTCACAATGACAGGTCTGGTATTGATGGGCGCGCTTATTTCGTTTACACGCGGCACTACGCCACTGCCATCCCCGTCAATCGATTCGGGCAATACGGTGCCGGGAGCCACTGCTTAG
- a CDS encoding Dabb family protein, producing the protein MNEQSRRTFVKSSVAAGLSAAIPATSMAEMAPKELFVHHVLFYLKKPDSASDKAKLLEGLNKLAKCPTIKLVHIGTPAGTTRDVIERKYAYSWLCFFDSPADEESYQKHPIHDDFRKNYSSLWEKVVIYDSIGPKR; encoded by the coding sequence ATGAACGAGCAATCACGCAGAACATTCGTTAAAAGTAGTGTCGCGGCAGGCTTAAGTGCTGCTATTCCCGCAACGAGTATGGCTGAAATGGCCCCCAAAGAACTGTTTGTGCACCATGTGCTTTTCTACCTGAAAAAGCCAGATAGCGCATCCGACAAGGCCAAACTGCTGGAAGGGTTGAATAAACTGGCGAAATGTCCTACCATTAAACTAGTGCATATTGGTACTCCGGCTGGCACAACCCGCGATGTTATTGAGCGGAAATACGCCTATTCCTGGCTCTGTTTTTTCGATAGCCCTGCCGATGAGGAGAGCTATCAGAAACACCCGATTCACGATGATTTTCGAAAAAATTATTCATCGCTGTGGGAAAAAGTTGTCATCTACGATTCAATTGGGCCGAAGCGATAG
- a CDS encoding GntR family transcriptional regulator, with protein MQLIDRSIELMEKKRATALLATDKAKFIALSEIIIEKIKTGELKPGDQIPSENELIKTFKISNTTARKTLLAIESKGWARRIKGKGTYVLNRTEDHHLLRTLGSIYATRRGFHDSLIAEGFTPKNIVLEKTVLQDGISSEINGRHFIIDGPVLKLHQLRYADELLIKDEVKYISLTLCPKINKIPTEVSYFKVYENNYHLKINEVQQTLGVKILEPNTTNFELSKPTPVFVLDSAVICTGDKVVEIEQSYYHGDKYKFAVIASPEYDYRPANPVTS; from the coding sequence TTGCAGCTCATTGACCGGTCTATTGAATTGATGGAAAAAAAACGGGCAACGGCTCTACTAGCAACCGATAAAGCGAAATTCATCGCGCTTAGCGAGATCATTATTGAAAAGATAAAAACTGGTGAGTTAAAGCCAGGCGATCAGATTCCGTCTGAAAATGAGCTCATTAAAACCTTTAAAATAAGCAATACAACGGCCCGAAAAACGCTGCTTGCCATCGAATCCAAAGGCTGGGCCCGACGCATAAAGGGGAAAGGAACGTATGTGCTTAATCGAACGGAAGACCACCATTTATTACGCACACTCGGTTCCATCTATGCCACCCGGCGAGGTTTTCACGATAGTCTGATTGCCGAAGGGTTCACGCCAAAGAATATAGTACTGGAGAAAACAGTGCTACAGGATGGAATTTCATCGGAGATAAATGGGCGGCATTTTATCATTGATGGGCCTGTTCTAAAACTGCATCAACTTCGCTATGCCGATGAGCTGCTCATCAAGGACGAGGTCAAATACATTTCCCTGACACTTTGCCCAAAGATCAATAAAATACCAACGGAGGTCTCTTATTTTAAAGTCTACGAAAACAATTATCATCTGAAAATCAACGAGGTTCAACAAACATTGGGTGTGAAAATTCTGGAGCCCAACACCACTAATTTTGAACTGAGTAAGCCAACGCCAGTTTTTGTACTGGATAGTGCGGTTATCTGCACCGGCGATAAAGTTGTTGAAATCGAGCAATCGTATTACCACGGCGATAAATACAAATTTGCCGTTATCGCGAGCCCTGAATACGATTATCGCCCTGCCAATCCGGTCACTTCGTAA
- a CDS encoding SGNH/GDSL hydrolase family protein: MLRKLFLLICLLGLSVRLMAQRADSTTYLADIRKELNTVWPKNRTINLVFHGHSVPAGFWHDHEVHTLESYPNLVLKKLKDQYPYAVINVIVTAIGGENSIKGQTRFEQDVLVHKPDVLFIDYALNDRFSEIGKVKEAWGQMIQAALARNIKVVLLTPSPDKRLDILDRTNPLEPHVQQIKQLAEKYHTGLADPYAQFKRIAARGDLVNYMSHVNHPNLEGHEIIATELMKWFTK, from the coding sequence ATGTTAAGAAAACTTTTTCTACTGATCTGTCTGCTGGGTTTATCAGTTCGGCTGATGGCTCAACGGGCCGACTCAACTACGTATTTAGCCGATATCAGAAAGGAACTGAACACGGTTTGGCCCAAAAATCGGACAATCAATCTGGTGTTTCATGGGCATTCAGTACCGGCGGGTTTCTGGCACGATCACGAAGTTCATACACTGGAATCCTATCCGAATCTGGTGCTTAAAAAATTGAAGGATCAATATCCGTATGCCGTTATCAATGTGATTGTTACCGCCATTGGGGGCGAGAATTCCATAAAAGGACAAACCCGATTTGAACAGGATGTACTGGTTCATAAGCCCGATGTTTTGTTTATTGATTACGCCCTGAATGACCGATTCTCCGAGATCGGCAAGGTAAAAGAAGCCTGGGGTCAGATGATTCAGGCAGCGCTCGCCCGAAACATAAAAGTCGTGCTGTTAACGCCTTCTCCCGACAAGCGATTAGACATTCTGGATCGGACAAACCCACTGGAGCCGCACGTTCAGCAGATTAAGCAACTAGCTGAAAAATACCACACGGGCCTGGCCGATCCTTATGCGCAATTTAAGCGGATTGCCGCTCGTGGCGACCTGGTCAACTACATGTCGCACGTCAATCACCCGAACCTGGAAGGGCACGAAATTATTGCTACTGAATTGATGAAGTGGTTTACGAAGTGA
- a CDS encoding alpha/beta hydrolase, translating to MKKYVWCCLFALIGLIKPIGSLGQSGQLNAKEPARIQDVIYDHKFGTALTMDILKPAKPNGIGVIFVLSGGWHSDISMIEKRRKHFHYFTDRGQTVFLVIHGSAPKFQVSEVIQDAHRAVRFIRFHAAEYGVNPNRLGMSGMSSGGHISLSIGTGVGLPSQPDSIQKDASATIDPVDGVSSRVQAVACFFPPADLVNFGNPGRLFVECDTVRRYWPQFGVEGKSRDEKLAIMQKLSPYHQISTDDPPTLILHGTVDPIIPLEQSERFIAQLKKTGVPAQLIIHQGGAHGWDETWESDLGVLADWFEKYLLTERK from the coding sequence ATGAAAAAGTATGTGTGGTGCTGCCTCTTTGCGTTGATTGGGTTAATCAAACCGATTGGTTCATTAGGGCAATCTGGCCAGCTGAACGCCAAAGAGCCTGCCCGAATTCAGGACGTTATTTACGACCATAAGTTTGGTACTGCGCTTACGATGGATATTCTGAAACCCGCCAAACCCAATGGAATTGGTGTCATCTTCGTGTTGAGTGGAGGCTGGCACTCCGACATCAGCATGATTGAAAAGCGCCGTAAGCACTTCCATTATTTTACGGATCGGGGTCAAACGGTATTTCTGGTCATTCACGGATCTGCCCCGAAATTTCAGGTGAGCGAAGTCATTCAGGATGCGCACCGGGCTGTGCGTTTTATTCGGTTTCATGCTGCCGAATACGGCGTTAACCCCAATCGGCTGGGTATGTCAGGCATGAGTTCAGGCGGCCATATCTCTCTATCGATCGGTACCGGCGTAGGGCTGCCTTCGCAGCCTGATTCCATTCAGAAGGATGCCTCGGCGACCATCGATCCAGTCGATGGCGTTTCCAGTCGGGTGCAAGCCGTTGCCTGTTTCTTCCCACCCGCCGATTTGGTTAATTTTGGAAACCCTGGACGGTTGTTTGTCGAATGCGATACGGTACGTCGGTACTGGCCGCAGTTTGGTGTAGAAGGAAAGTCGAGAGACGAGAAATTGGCGATAATGCAGAAACTGTCGCCTTATCATCAGATTTCTACCGATGATCCACCGACGTTAATTTTGCATGGAACCGTTGACCCCATCATTCCTCTGGAACAGTCAGAGCGGTTTATTGCCCAGCTAAAAAAAACAGGCGTTCCGGCTCAGTTGATTATTCATCAGGGTGGTGCTCATGGTTGGGATGAGACCTGGGAGTCGGATTTAGGTGTACTGGCCGACTGGTTTGAGAAATATCTGTTGACTGAACGGAAATGA